In uncultured Bacteroides sp., the DNA window AGGGAAAGTGACAGCCAGCTTACCGTCCGGATTGTAATCACCGAAAATAACTTGTGCCACTGCATCTCCCATAAACTCGCCCGGAAACCAGGCATGAACAATAGCCGGAACATACTTTTCAGCCCAGTTAATTGTGGCCGCACGCCCGTCGACGAGTAATAAAACAACCGGTTTGCCCGTCGCGCAAACAGCTTCCAACAATTGTTCCTGTCGCCCGCAAAGGTTCAGACTAGTGCGGGAATATTCTTCACGAACGGTCTTTTCATTACCACCTAACACCAAAATAGCGACATCTGAAGCTTTAGCCAGTGCAACAGCTTCTTCTATAGAATCCTGTTCTTGTCTATCCAAAGGAACATCATAGAGTTCGCTTTCGGGAAAATGCTTATCAATAATGTCACAACCCTTGGCATAACTAACTTCCGCTTCCGGCAGATACGCCTTTATACCGTCATACACAGTATGGATCGGAGCATTGGCCGGACCATAACGGCAGATCAGGTTCTTTATTTCTTTAGCATTAGGGCCAATTACCGCAATCTTTTTCAAATCTTTCGACAGAGGAAGCAGCTTGTTTTCATTCTTTAGTAAAACGATTGATTCCAAAGCTGCACGCATGGATACGGACTGATGCTCTTTGCTGTGAACAACTAGCTCCGGGCTCTTGTCGTTACCTTTATAAGGATTATCAAACAGCCCCATTATAAATTTAACCCGCAAGATGTCCGTTACCCGTTGGTCAATCGTATGAAGAGAAACTTTTCCTTCTTCAATCGCCCGACGAAGAGGAAGAATGAAGTCCTGAGGCAAGGTGAAATTGGTACGCACGTTTAATCCGGCGTTAACCGCTTGCGCCACAGCATCTGCTTCGGAGGTTGCTACCTTATGTTTTGTTTTCAGAAACTCTACGGCCTCGCTATCCGAGACCACATATCCTTTAAAGCCCCATTGTTGACGCAGTATTTCTGTCAGGAAATGATAATTTCCGGTAATCGGTTCTCCGTCATAATCATTGTACGAACTCATCACCCCTAAGGCCCCGGCCTCCTGAATGCCCTTTCGGAAAGGTTCCAAATAAAGTGTCCGCATTTCACGGGGAGCTACATGAGGATCGGTACGCGTACCACCGTCACGGCCGCCCACCGGAATGCTGTAAACAGCAAAATGCTTGGGAGTAGACACCAGTCCATGCGATTGCAGGCCAAGGATCATTTGCTTACCCAGTTCGCCCACTAGGTAAGGATCTTCTCCGTAAGATTCAACGACTCGCCCCCAGCGAGGATCCTGAGCTATATCCAAAATGGGAGAATAAATATTGGTATATCCCAAGGCTATAGCCTCTTCCGCAGTAACCCGTGCTATTTCGCGAATAAGCGACTTATCCCATGTAGCTCCCTGTCCGCATTGGGCAGGAAACATAGTAGCCCTATCATGACACAATCCCCGTATTCCTTCATTGGTAAAATCAACAGGAATGCCCAAACGTGTTTTTTCGACAAACCATCGCTGAATACTCTGCCTGTTTTTCACACTATTAAGATAAGGAAATGAAAGTTCGGAACCGAATTTGCCCAAGCCATTAGCCTGTTCGTCAATATTACCGATACCGTCTTTCCATATTTCATGACTCCACTCAGCGGTAGGGCCGGCTTCTTTCAATACTCTACCCGAACCGTATAAAGTAGCCATTTGGCAGGTCTTCTCTTCGAGCGTCATTTGTGAGAGTAAATCGACTACACGCTTTTCAAGAGAAGCATCAGAGTCTTCATATACATCCTTTACTCCGTTCTTATTAAAGTCAATCCAACCTTTCTTATAGATATGACTCTCCCCTGCGGCACACACACTCCCTGCGGACAAAGCCGCTATTAACAAACAAGTTATCCTTTTCATTCTTCCATTAATATATACCACCTATTTAAATACGTTCTTAGCAGGCTTATCACCCATCGTAAATTCCAAAACTCCTCCGTTCATCAATTCCTGATGAGTAAACTCGGGAATATTCAGCTTTCGTTTGTTGAGTGTCACTGCCTGAATATATTTATTCTGCCGACTGTTATTATGCGCAATAATAGTGAATAAATTACCGTTATCCAAGTGAATAGTTACTTTATCAAACAACGGTCGGGCGATAGCATAAACAGGACGTCCAGGGCAGAAAGAATAGAATCCCATTGCATTCAGCACATACCAGGCAGACATTTGTCCGCAATCTTCATTACCCGACAAACCATTCGGATCATTAAAATAGAGTGAAGTCAATATAGAATCCGTCAAGGCTTGTGTTTTCCATGGCTCTCCTGCATAATTATACAAGTAAGGTATGTGATGACTGGGCTCATTGCCATGGGCATATTGGCCGATCATTCCCGTCACATCCGCCAAAGAAGCAACATCACCGCTCAGGTGGGAACTCATCGTAAACAAAGTATCCAGATGGGCCGCAAACTGTTTTTTTCCTCCCATCAGTTTTATTAAACCTTCTACATCTTCAGGAACAAACCAAGCCCATTGCCAGGCGTTTCCTTCAACGTAACCGGAAGAGTGCCCCAAAGCAGTCGGGTCAAAAGGTGTCACCCAGTCTCCGTTATCCATCTTTCCACGCATTAACCGGGTAGACGGATCAAAATAGTTTTTGTAATTCCGGCTCAGCTCCGTGTATTTGTTATAAACATCTTTGTGCCCCAAAGCCTTTGCCATTTGTGCTATCAGCCAGTCGTCATAGGCAAATTCCAATCCCTGAGCCACCGAAGCACCACATTTATCAAAAGGGACGTATCCTTTTTCGTTTTTATACTTCAACGCCAGCGGCATTATTTTATCATTTAAAACAGAGCGGTCCATCCACGGGCTAATCCCCGTCGTATCATAAACCGAAGAACGGATGCACGCTTTTAATGCTTTCTCTAGCGGAAAATTACGTTGATTCTTCATAAAAGCATCTACGATGACAGACACAGCGTGATAACCAATCATCGTACCAGTTTCATTAGAAGCAAGCTCCCATTTCGGCAATACACCTAACTCACCATATTTTCTCAAAAGAGAGCGAATCAGAGCCTGATTCAAATCCGGTTCTATGATTGTATAAAGAGGATGCAACGCACGGAACGTATCCCACAAAGAGAAAACCGTATAGTTAGTATAAGAAGAATCCTCTTTGATTTCCTGATTCATGGTGCGATACCTTCCATCGACATCCGATGCTATATAGGGAGAGAGGGCCGTATGATACAAGGAAGTATAAAACACGGTACGACTATTTGTATCCTTCGTTTCAACGTCTATCTTGGATAATTCTTTGTTCCATGTTTCGTTAGCCTTCCTGACTATCCGATCAAAATCCCAATGCGGTATCTCTGCTTCCAGATTCTTTTTAGCTCCCTCCGTGTCAACACTGGATATTCCTACCTTTATTAAGACCTTTTTATCCTTGCCTATCTTATCAAAAGAGAGCACAGCTTTTGCCGCATTACAGCTCACATGGTCAACACCGTTCAACGATTCTTCTCCCGAATAAAGACGATAAGAAAAAGAAGTAGAAAAGACGGCATAGAAATATACGTAATGATTCTTTGCCCACCCTTTTGTATATTTCATCCCTTCAATGGTAGAATCATTCACCACCCTTATTTCCGTAACCGGATGCTGATGACCATGAATGGTCGGCTCCATATCAATAATCAGCCCGGCATCTCCGGGTGATGAGTATGTGTACCGATGAAAACCAACCCTAGTACCAGCGGTCAGCTCCACATTTATTGAATCGTCCGTCAGTAAAACCTGATAATATCCCGGATGAGCCGTTTCATTTTTATGAGAGAAACGAGAACGATATCCTCCATCGGGATTCTCTGCACTTCCTGCAACCAGAGGTTTCTCTCCATTCATCGGCATAAACAGGATATCTCCATAATCTCCTATCCCCGTTCCACTCAGATGAGTATGACTAAAACCGATAATGGAAGGATCATCATAATAATAACCAGAGCAGGCATCCCATCCGTTCAGACGGGTATCAGGGCTCAGTTGTACCATGCCATGTGGCAAAACAGCTCCCGGAAAAGTATGCCCATGCCCTCCCGTACCGATAAATATATTAACGTAATCGGTAAACTTCTCGGCAGGATCGTTTTTTGTACAAGATAATAACCCGAATCCTAAAGCCAATAAAAATAGCATATTTAATCGATATTTCATACTCTCATTCTTTGATTATAAGTTTATATATTTACCATTCGTCGGTTCTAAACGAAGAAGCTGGTAGACCGGCCGTGTTGTAAAGGCATCCTTTCATGTAATCACAGAAAGCATATCGCACAGCTACAGGAGAGGCTACTTGAGAGCTATATACCACCAATGTCTGCATGTCCTTCCCCCATTGCACCTGGGCCGGATAAAACTTTCTATCGCTTCCGGCTATCTCAAACCCCGTCAATGGCTTGCGGAAGGAAGTCAACCCTTTCCAAATCTCGTCAAAAAAAAGGATGGCAGTATTGCCTTCTATCCGTATCTTTTTATACAACGGACCGGTTGTAGGGAACCCGCATTTGCCATAAATCTTACCCAATGCAAGGTAGGCAAATCGGTTTCCTACAGCCTCTTTCTGCATGGGATGTATCGTGAGTGAATCTCCGACATCCATCAAAACGACCATCCCCGACGAAGGAATGAGTTTCAAGCATTTCATCTGCGCTTCACGCAAATAAGCGGAATTATTCTTCTGCTCATCTCCCTTATAATGATACTTGAAAGGGGCTATCTGAGCATAATAAAATGGGAACTCTCCAATACCCCATTTTTCGCGCCAATCGGCAACCAAAGAGGGAAACAATTGCATATACAGGTCAGGGGCATCTACATTAGCTTCCCCCTGATACCATAAGCAGCCCCGTATGCCATAGCCTACGATCGGATTCAACATGCCGTTATAGAGAATGGAGGAATTGCGAACTTCGGGCAGCTCTTTATAAGGCTTTGCCCCTTCTTTACTCATCCAAGCTTCCACCCGTGAACCGCCGTAGCTGGCATGAATAATACCCACGGGCACTTTCAGTACTTCGTACAATTTGCGGGCAAAGAAATATCCGATTGCGGAAAATTCAGGAACTGTTTCAGGAGAAGCTTGCTGCCACTCTCCTTTACAATTCCGCAGAGGCTTCGATTCCATCTTGCGCTCAACCGTAAACATGCGGATTTCCGGATTCTCAGAGGTGACAATAGCATCCAACGAACCAATGACAGGATCTCCATATCGTCCGCTTACCCTCATGTCCATATTAGACTGTCCGGAGCAAAGCCAGACTTCACCGATGAGAACGTTGTCTATGTATACCTTTTCTCCATCGCTTATCTCCAACTTATACGGTCCGCCAGACTCTGGGGTCTCGATTTTCAGCCGCCAACGTCCTGTATCGTCAGCAGTGCCTTTATAACTTTTCCCGTTCCACGAGGTTTTGATGGAAACGGATGTCCCTGCACGGTCTGTGCTCCCCCAAATAACTACAGACGATTGCTGTTGCAACACCATCCCGTCAGAAAATAAAGGAGGCAATGTGATTTTCGCTTGCCCCTCTGAAACACAATACAGTAAGCATACAAGCATTGTTAGTATGATTTGATTCTTTTTCATTTTATCTGTCTAATTAAATAAATTTGATGAAATAAGAATTACCAGATGAGGCCGTCGCGTAGCCACTTCGCTAATTCGTGTGTCCATTGTTCCTTATACAAGAAACTATCCTTAAATCCCCATCCATGTCCACCGGATGTGTAAATATGCAGGGCCACCGGTACCCCGCAACGGTGCAAAGCCAAATAATAACGAATACTGTTCATAGGCAGCACCCCTTTGTCATCGTCCGAAAGCACAATAAAAGCTTGCGGCGTTTCTTGCGAGACCTGCTTTTCCAAGGAATACCTTTCCAACAAAGTCGTCGACGGCTTTGCTCCTAATAGCATATTTCGCGAACCGATATTCGTAATATTATTTTGCATAGAGATTACCGGATACAAAAGAATTTGGAAATCGGGGCGCACCTCCTCATTGCCATACAGTGTTGCCAAAGAAGCAGCAAGATGCCCTCCTGCAGAAGCTCCCATGATACCTATGCGATGAGGATTCAGACTCCATTCAGCCGCTTTGCTACGCAGTAACCGCACGGCTTGTTCTGCATCAGTCAATGGCACTTCACTCTTTCCGTTGGGTAAACGATACTCCAATACGGCATAAATAACCCCTTGTTTCGCAAACCAAGAAGCCATATCATGCCCTTCGTAAGTAGAAGCCAAGTGGTCATAGCCGCCACCCGGGCACATGATGACAGCCATACCATTGGGAATATCGGGGAGGTATACCGCCAAAGAGTGTGCTTCCTTTCCCGCGACCAAAGTTCCTTTAGGCCATAGCGATAAATCGACCCGTTTTTGGGCTTCCAATGGAGTTACTCCAAAGAAAAACCCTAAACACATGAATAATAGAAATGCTTTCATCACTTCTCCCAATTGTCTGTACGGAAGGCCACTAATGGCAGTCCGTAGATGTTGAACACCGTAGCTTCCGCATAATTTTTATAGGCGTATCGGATAGCCACGGGATGACGCACTTTGTCACTTGATACTGCTAAACGGCAACTTTCCGTTTCGATTTCGGCAAAAGCGGGATAAAAAACCTTATCCTCTCCGGCAATTTCAAATCCCTTCAAGAAAGTCCACATGGGGCACAGACCACGCTCTGCATTGCGCACGTTGATATAAATCTTGTTGCCGGACACCTCCATGGAGTCATAAATAGGCGAAGCATACCCAAAACCTTTCTTCCCATAAGTCCGTGCCAAAGCCCACCAAGCCAGCCGTTGTCCCACAGTAGCCTTGTCCATCGGATGAATAAAGACCGGATTGCCGATGTCTATCGTAGACACCATGCCGCTGTTGGGGATATCTTTCATGTTCTGGCACTGAACCTCCCTTAACCGTGCCGCGGAAATTCCATTCGCACCTTCGTAATTGAAAGGAGCTATTTCAACAAAATAGAACGGCAAGTCTCCCCGTCCCCATCTGTTCCGCAAATCTTTAACAAAAGCGGGCATTAAGTTCTTATACATGCCATAATTATCCCGATTGCTTTCTCCTTGGTACCACAGGAATCCTTTGATGGCATAATTGAGGAAAGGAGCCACTTTGGCATTGTAAAGCACACAAGGGGTCACGGTCGCATTTTCAACAGGCTCATCGTTGTCCAAAATGGAAAGATCGATGTCCTTGAACGGACTCAGAGCTTCACGGCTCATCCAAGGTTCCACTTT includes these proteins:
- a CDS encoding glycoside hydrolase family 3 N-terminal domain-containing protein; its protein translation is MKRITCLLIAALSAGSVCAAGESHIYKKGWIDFNKNGVKDVYEDSDASLEKRVVDLLSQMTLEEKTCQMATLYGSGRVLKEAGPTAEWSHEIWKDGIGNIDEQANGLGKFGSELSFPYLNSVKNRQSIQRWFVEKTRLGIPVDFTNEGIRGLCHDRATMFPAQCGQGATWDKSLIREIARVTAEEAIALGYTNIYSPILDIAQDPRWGRVVESYGEDPYLVGELGKQMILGLQSHGLVSTPKHFAVYSIPVGGRDGGTRTDPHVAPREMRTLYLEPFRKGIQEAGALGVMSSYNDYDGEPITGNYHFLTEILRQQWGFKGYVVSDSEAVEFLKTKHKVATSEADAVAQAVNAGLNVRTNFTLPQDFILPLRRAIEEGKVSLHTIDQRVTDILRVKFIMGLFDNPYKGNDKSPELVVHSKEHQSVSMRAALESIVLLKNENKLLPLSKDLKKIAVIGPNAKEIKNLICRYGPANAPIHTVYDGIKAYLPEAEVSYAKGCDIIDKHFPESELYDVPLDRQEQDSIEEAVALAKASDVAILVLGGNEKTVREEYSRTSLNLCGRQEQLLEAVCATGKPVVLLLVDGRAATINWAEKYVPAIVHAWFPGEFMGDAVAQVIFGDYNPDGKLAVTFPKSVGQIPFAFPFKPGSDSEGHVRVSGALYPFGYGLSYTTFAYSKLVVHTPVVAMRENVSISCNVKNTGTRAGDEVVQLYLRDDYSSVTTYLKILRGFERIHLLPGEEKTVDFMLTPQELGLWDKNNNFVVEPGSFTVMIGSSSEDIRLTGAFEVK
- a CDS encoding GH92 family glycosyl hydrolase; its protein translation is MKYRLNMLFLLALGFGLLSCTKNDPAEKFTDYVNIFIGTGGHGHTFPGAVLPHGMVQLSPDTRLNGWDACSGYYYDDPSIIGFSHTHLSGTGIGDYGDILFMPMNGEKPLVAGSAENPDGGYRSRFSHKNETAHPGYYQVLLTDDSINVELTAGTRVGFHRYTYSSPGDAGLIIDMEPTIHGHQHPVTEIRVVNDSTIEGMKYTKGWAKNHYVYFYAVFSTSFSYRLYSGEESLNGVDHVSCNAAKAVLSFDKIGKDKKVLIKVGISSVDTEGAKKNLEAEIPHWDFDRIVRKANETWNKELSKIDVETKDTNSRTVFYTSLYHTALSPYIASDVDGRYRTMNQEIKEDSSYTNYTVFSLWDTFRALHPLYTIIEPDLNQALIRSLLRKYGELGVLPKWELASNETGTMIGYHAVSVIVDAFMKNQRNFPLEKALKACIRSSVYDTTGISPWMDRSVLNDKIMPLALKYKNEKGYVPFDKCGASVAQGLEFAYDDWLIAQMAKALGHKDVYNKYTELSRNYKNYFDPSTRLMRGKMDNGDWVTPFDPTALGHSSGYVEGNAWQWAWFVPEDVEGLIKLMGGKKQFAAHLDTLFTMSSHLSGDVASLADVTGMIGQYAHGNEPSHHIPYLYNYAGEPWKTQALTDSILTSLYFNDPNGLSGNEDCGQMSAWYVLNAMGFYSFCPGRPVYAIARPLFDKVTIHLDNGNLFTIIAHNNSRQNKYIQAVTLNKRKLNIPEFTHQELMNGGVLEFTMGDKPAKNVFK
- a CDS encoding sialate O-acetylesterase; its protein translation is MKKNQIILTMLVCLLYCVSEGQAKITLPPLFSDGMVLQQQSSVVIWGSTDRAGTSVSIKTSWNGKSYKGTADDTGRWRLKIETPESGGPYKLEISDGEKVYIDNVLIGEVWLCSGQSNMDMRVSGRYGDPVIGSLDAIVTSENPEIRMFTVERKMESKPLRNCKGEWQQASPETVPEFSAIGYFFARKLYEVLKVPVGIIHASYGGSRVEAWMSKEGAKPYKELPEVRNSSILYNGMLNPIVGYGIRGCLWYQGEANVDAPDLYMQLFPSLVADWREKWGIGEFPFYYAQIAPFKYHYKGDEQKNNSAYLREAQMKCLKLIPSSGMVVLMDVGDSLTIHPMQKEAVGNRFAYLALGKIYGKCGFPTTGPLYKKIRIEGNTAILFFDEIWKGLTSFRKPLTGFEIAGSDRKFYPAQVQWGKDMQTLVVYSSQVASPVAVRYAFCDYMKGCLYNTAGLPASSFRTDEW
- a CDS encoding alpha/beta hydrolase encodes the protein MKAFLLFMCLGFFFGVTPLEAQKRVDLSLWPKGTLVAGKEAHSLAVYLPDIPNGMAVIMCPGGGYDHLASTYEGHDMASWFAKQGVIYAVLEYRLPNGKSEVPLTDAEQAVRLLRSKAAEWSLNPHRIGIMGASAGGHLAASLATLYGNEEVRPDFQILLYPVISMQNNITNIGSRNMLLGAKPSTTLLERYSLEKQVSQETPQAFIVLSDDDKGVLPMNSIRYYLALHRCGVPVALHIYTSGGHGWGFKDSFLYKEQWTHELAKWLRDGLIW
- a CDS encoding sialate O-acetylesterase, which produces MKNGFLVLAASLLLSLGVEAKVELPSVLASNMVLQQQTKVKLWGKASPNAKLSVKTSWSNQTVRTTVGSDGAWSLDINTPEAGGPYQIVVNDGEMLTLDNVLIGEVWFCSGQSNMEIPMRGFDRQPLKETNDIIAKAKPSTPIRVFNTDSKDGRWVRQSSKKPQEDCQGEWLTNTSENVANVSATSYYFARYIQEVLDVPVGIIVATLGGSKVEPWMSREALSPFKDIDLSILDNDEPVENATVTPCVLYNAKVAPFLNYAIKGFLWYQGESNRDNYGMYKNLMPAFVKDLRNRWGRGDLPFYFVEIAPFNYEGANGISAARLREVQCQNMKDIPNSGMVSTIDIGNPVFIHPMDKATVGQRLAWWALARTYGKKGFGYASPIYDSMEVSGNKIYINVRNAERGLCPMWTFLKGFEIAGEDKVFYPAFAEIETESCRLAVSSDKVRHPVAIRYAYKNYAEATVFNIYGLPLVAFRTDNWEK